A stretch of DNA from Flavobacteriaceae bacterium MAR_2009_75:
TATATCCGCGAGGCCGGCAAATTATTTTTCAATATAAACCTCCCTCCTAAAGATTTAATGTTTTGCCGAAGAATATTCATATAAAATCAGAGTAAACCACATAAAAAAACTCCCGTTGATATACATACGGGAGTTGGGTATTTTCTACTGAAAGATACAATTATGCTTCTGCTTCTTCAGTTTTGTCTATCAAGACCTGACCTTTGTAATACAATTTACCTTCGTGCCAATGTGCTCTGTGGAACAAGTGCATCTCACCAGTAGTAGGGTCGGTAGCCAAAGTAGGGGCGACCGCTTTATAATGGGTTCTTCTTTTATCCCTTCTGGTTTTCGAAATTTTTCTTTTAGGATGTGCCATTTCAACTTATTTATCCGTTAACAGTTTCTTTAATTCGTCCCAACGGGGATCGTTTTCTTTTATTGTTTCCTTATCTTCTTTAGGCTGCAATTCTTCTAGTTTCTTTAGGGCCTCAGACTCTAAAGTACCATCGACTACACCGGGGTGTATACGCTTTAGGGGTACTGCCAGCACCAACATTTCATAAACGTATTGTGCAATGTTCACTTGGTGCTCACCGTGCGGAATGACCAAAATATCATCATCCTCATCGTTGAACTCTTCCCCGAACTTGACGACCAATTTCAGTTCAGCTGAAATCGGTTGTTCAAACGGCTCAGCGGTCAAATCACAATTGATGTTCACCGTGCCCTGTGCGCTCATTTCAAACTCGAGCATGGTATTCATTTTCTTTAAAACTACGTTTAAAGCAATGTCGGCACCATTGAACTCATCATACCCAAAAGATTCAAAGAACTGGTTATTAATCGTATAGTCAAAATTGTGTTTTCCTTGCTTTAATCCTGAGAAAGGAATACTAAACTCCTTTTGCTTCATCATTACAACACTATTTTTAATACACACGCCTAATCAAAGGCGGGTGCAAAGATACTATTATTTAATAATATTACAACCCTTTTTTGCTTGAAATCAACACAGTGCAAAAGTTTTAGGGCTACCAAGAGCTTGCTAACGTCTTACCCTTTGTTTTTGAAGCGGATTTTCGGTCAGTTCTTGATATTCTTCACGATTTTTAAAAATCTGCAATGCCATAAAAACCGCTTCTTTGAAAGAACTAAAGTCGGCGTTGCCTTTTCCGGCTATTTCATAAGCAGTACCGTGGTCGGGAGAGGTTCGTACTTTAGAAAGGCCCGCAGTAAAATTCACTCCTTTTCCGAACGATAAAGTTTTAAATGGTATCAAACCTTGGTCGTGATAGGCGGCCAATACGGCATCAAAATTTTTATATGCATCAGAGCCAAAAAAGCTATCGGCAGAATAGGGCCCGAAAACCAGATGACCTGCATTGGACATTTCTTTGATAACAGGCTTTAATATCTCATCGTCTTCTTTACCGATTATACCATTGTCACCACTATGCGGGTTGATGCCCAACAAGGCTATTTTTGGCGCTCGAATGCAGAAATCCATCCGTAGCGATTTTTCGATTGTGCGCACCTTATTTCTAATCAAAATCGCATTTATAGCCGATGGAGCATCTTTAACGGCCACATGATCGGTAAGCAACCCTACTTTCAGCTCATTGGTTACCATAAACATCAGGCTTTCACCCTCAAGCTCTTGTGCCAAGAAATCGGTATGGCCCGGAAATTTAAAATCTTCGGCCTGAATATTATTCTTATTGATAGGTGCAGTGACCAAGGCATCGATTTCACTATTTTTCAAAGCCTCGACAGCTGCGCGAAGTGATTTAATCGCAAATTTACCCACTTCTTCTGTTGCTTCGCCAAAATTGATTTTTGGCACTTCCTTCCAAACGTTGACTACATTGATTTTACCGTCCAATGCTTTTGATGCACTTTGAATTCCGTGATAATTGACCTCAATGCCGAGCTCCTTCTTTTGAAAAGCTATGGTTTTACTGGAAGCAAAAATGACAGGCGTACAAAAATCGAGCATTCGGGCATCTTCAAAGGTCTTAAGTACTACCTCACAACCTATTCCGTTCAGGTCTCCTATTGAAATCCCTAGTTTTATTTTAGCCTCTTCCTGCATGATATTCTTTACCTTTGCGTCAAATTTACAATCTACAAAACTACTTAATTTCTACGGAACATGTTCACAGGTATTATTGAAACTTTGGGTACTGTAAAACACTTGGAAAAAGATGGCGGAAACCTTCATATAACTATCGCTTCCAGCCTTTCCCAAGAACTAAAAATCGATCAGAGCGTTGCCCATAACGGGGTCTGCTTGACCGTGGTTTCCTTAGCCGAAGAATCTTATACCGTAACCGCTATTGAAGAAACATTGGAAAAAACGAACCTAGAACAACTTCAGACCGGAGACCAAATAAATTTGGAACGCGCTATGGTTATGGGTTCTCGACTTGACGGACATATCGTACAAGGCCATGTTGATCAAGTGGCGACCTGCTCGTCGGTAGAAGAAAAAGACGGTAGCTGGATTTTCACTTTTAAATACGACTCATCTATAGGAAATACGACCATTGAAAAGGGGTCTATAACCATAGATGGCACCAGTCTAACGGTTGTAGATTCAGGGTCGGACTCATTTAGTGTAGCCATAATACCATATACCTACGACCACACGCGCTTTAACACCTATCAAGTAGGTACGGTTGTAAACCTTGAATTTGATGTTATCGGTAAATATGTAGCAAAACTATTGTCGCTAAAAAGCACTTAAAAAAGCAAGTACCTAATTTAGGATTATACTTTTATAAATATCTTTCTCTGATAGAGCACATAGGCCAATAGACAGTAAAAGGCCACAACCGTCAGCCCGTACAGCAGTGAAGACATTTGCAACGACATAAAACCATGTACGTAAATCGTATCGAACAACCAGCCGT
This window harbors:
- a CDS encoding 4-hydroxythreonine-4-phosphate dehydrogenase, yielding MQEEAKIKLGISIGDLNGIGCEVVLKTFEDARMLDFCTPVIFASSKTIAFQKKELGIEVNYHGIQSASKALDGKINVVNVWKEVPKINFGEATEEVGKFAIKSLRAAVEALKNSEIDALVTAPINKNNIQAEDFKFPGHTDFLAQELEGESLMFMVTNELKVGLLTDHVAVKDAPSAINAILIRNKVRTIEKSLRMDFCIRAPKIALLGINPHSGDNGIIGKEDDEILKPVIKEMSNAGHLVFGPYSADSFFGSDAYKNFDAVLAAYHDQGLIPFKTLSFGKGVNFTAGLSKVRTSPDHGTAYEIAGKGNADFSSFKEAVFMALQIFKNREEYQELTENPLQKQRVRR
- a CDS encoding riboflavin synthase alpha chain gives rise to the protein MFTGIIETLGTVKHLEKDGGNLHITIASSLSQELKIDQSVAHNGVCLTVVSLAEESYTVTAIEETLEKTNLEQLQTGDQINLERAMVMGSRLDGHIVQGHVDQVATCSSVEEKDGSWIFTFKYDSSIGNTTIEKGSITIDGTSLTVVDSGSDSFSVAIIPYTYDHTRFNTYQVGTVVNLEFDVIGKYVAKLLSLKST
- a CDS encoding LSU ribosomal protein L32P — its product is MAHPKRKISKTRRDKRRTHYKAVAPTLATDPTTGEMHLFHRAHWHEGKLYYKGQVLIDKTEEAEA
- a CDS encoding uncharacterized metal-binding protein YceD (DUF177 family) — its product is MMKQKEFSIPFSGLKQGKHNFDYTINNQFFESFGYDEFNGADIALNVVLKKMNTMLEFEMSAQGTVNINCDLTAEPFEQPISAELKLVVKFGEEFNDEDDDILVIPHGEHQVNIAQYVYEMLVLAVPLKRIHPGVVDGTLESEALKKLEELQPKEDKETIKENDPRWDELKKLLTDK